GCAGACTCCTGTCTTTCCTTAAACAACTTCCTCTTGGGATCCTCCGGGCAAGGAAAAGCCTTAACAAAAGTAGCCCACTCGGGATATATTCCATCTGTTAGATAATAGCCCTTCGTATATGTAGTGCCGTTCACCGTGAAATTAATCGCCGGCATATTTCCTTGCAAGACGTTGTTGAATATGGGAGATTCATATAACACGTTAATATCGTTACGTGAACCGGCGACCCCAAAAAATGCATGCCATATCCACAAGTCATGAGACGCGACCGCTTCAAGTACGATTGTTGGTGACTCATGCCCCCTTGTAAATTGACCTTTCCAAGCAACTGGACAATTTTTCCATTTCCAGTGCATACAATCAAGGCTACCTAACATGCCAGGAAAGCCATGTCTCTcatcatgcatttgaagaagACGTTGAACATCATCAGCATTTGGCCTTCTCAAGTACCTATCACCAAATATTTCAACAATGTATTCGCAGAACTTGAAAAGGCACCTGATGGCAGTTGATTCACCCATACGTAGGTACTCGTCAAGATGATCGGCAGGGACTCCGTAAGCCAGTTGACGAATCGCAGCGGTGCATTTTTGTAGTGGTGACAACCCTTTTCTTCGTACAGCATCATCCCTTTGTTGAAAAAATGCTGAATGATTCTCTAATGCATTTACTATGCGGAGGAATAACTCTCTTCGCATTCGAAATCGTCTTCGAAATATTTCATCGTGATATACCGGGGTTATAGAGAAATAATCATTGACAAGTCTCTCATGTCCGGCTTCACGATTTCTTTGGACGAACCTTCTTCTGTGCATGTCCCTCCTCTGATATGCTTCCATAAGTTGTTGGTGTTGTTGAAGAACCAATAACATAAGTTCTTCACCCGGATCATAAGCTTGCTCATCGATTTCAACATGGACTTCGTCTTCGCTTGTCGAGCTGGAACTTGAGCTAGAGCTGCTTGTAGAATGAGACATTTTTGGAGGAAACACGTTTTAGTATATGTGTTTGAGAAATGGGATGATGgtctatatatattgtttttctcATGCAACGGCTAGTTTGCAATGATGAGTATCCAACGTCGCGTTGCAACGGCTAATTTGTAACGGTAAGTTTGTAACGCCTAGTTTGTAACGGCTAGTTTCCAACGGCTAGTTGTAACAACTAGTTTCCAACGGCTAGTTGTAACAGCTAGTTTCCAACGGCTAGTTGTAACAGCTAATTTCCAACGACTTGTTTATAACGACTATtttacaaaaatataataattaaaaatcacattattcgaaatgagaaatacaataattaaaaattacaatcactcgaaaatataataatactagaaaatgaaCGTTAAGTAAACAATTTAGATATTCCATCTCGACCTAATATCCTTGCATAGGcattcatgtatgataagctGCTCCTTTGTCATCTGCGAGGTGTCTTTGTTCAATATTTCGTACTCCTTCAACTTCAAGCGACGATTCTTAGCTTCAGATTTGGACAATGCAGCTTTTGCCTTAATCTCCTCTACTTCAAGTTGTTTTTGTTTCAAATCGACTTCGGACTTCTTCACGCTTGTGTACTCAGTGAACTTTGTGATAATATTGTTGTAGTTTACTGTCAGATCCTCCATGGTCGATTTTACTTTGTCTTTCCCCTTTCTTTTTGCTGCCTTTTGCCCCATTGGACGAGTATCTTCATAATCCAGGTCTATACTCACATCTTGGTTGGAGGAGGTGTTACTTGCTCCAGACTCTGAGGTCCTCGTCTTCTTTGTCGCCACAAAGTGATCAACGGACTGTGGAGTAAACATTGGACGGTCTTTGACAATTCTCCACACATGTTCGAGATTGAATGCAACACCATTGTTTTCAGATAGATATTTTTCGTACGCAAACCTCAATATATCTTCATCACTGTGACCACTTCGATATGAACTATAAATACTATTGTAATTTGCGTTGAATCGATATACcttcttttggattgtattgtgCCAATGTGACCGTATAACATTTGCACTTCTGGTGTTTGAACCTTGGGGAAGATTC
This window of the Zingiber officinale cultivar Zhangliang chromosome 3B, Zo_v1.1, whole genome shotgun sequence genome carries:
- the LOC122055235 gene encoding protein ALP1-like, with translation MRRELFLRIVNALENHSAFFQQRDDAVRRKGLSPLQKCTAAIRQLAYGVPADHLDEYLRMGESTAIRCLFKFCEYIVEIFGDRYLRRPNADDVQRLLQMHDERHGFPGMLGSLDCMHWKWKNCPVAWKGQFTRGHESPTIVLEAVASHDLWIWHAFFGVAGSRNDINVLYESPIFNNVLQGNMPAINFTVNGTTYTKGYYLTDGIYPEWATFVKAFPCPEDPKRKLFKERQESARKDVERAFGVLQSRWAIIRGPARYWYRKKLKQIMLACIILHNMIVEDEGGHVTNWYNEEGDEPAQPIHGSNRGFQDYLRTNSELRDTQVHHQLRADLVEHIWGQYNNNP
- the LOC122055236 gene encoding glutathione S-transferase T3-like is translated as MPFPPQNLQNVQGFGNYAPRGPYQPLPAEYWQNMSHPYFTSSVVHGYGTPHTTGMSFTPSMSNEPATPTFVPETQPSDRESPIEVVNLEKTVSNAEGTRKRSSWTKVEDEVLARSFVTISDDPIIGNDQKADAFWGRVASYYNENLPQGSNTRSANVIRSHWHNTIQKKVYRFNANYNSIYSSYRSGHSDEDILRFAYEKYLSENNGVAFNLEHVWRIVKDRPMFTPQSVDHFVATKKTRTSESGASNTSSNQDVSIDLDYEDTRPMGQKAAKRKGKDKVKSTMEDLTVNYNNIITKFTEYTSVKKSEVDLKQKQLEVEEIKAKAALSKSEAKNRRLKLKEYEILNKDTSQMTKEQLIIHECLCKDIRSRWNI